The Erythrolamprus reginae isolate rEryReg1 chromosome 3, rEryReg1.hap1, whole genome shotgun sequence genome contains a region encoding:
- the LOC139164069 gene encoding bile acid receptor-like, producing the protein MANTFVTVSDGYCLSEPIQYYDILPEHISYPVQDLDFQAAPYCQYSTVQFPPVLQTSSPQTHYNSYGLDSQFSDGQYIINNCELSKPTCMGAHHDGVGYLGQKRPRLNHSALRIKGQEELCVVCGDKASGYHYNALTCEGCKGFFRRSITKNAIYRCKSGGHCEMDMYMRRKCQECRLKKCKAVGMLAECLLTEVQCKSKRLRKKSSFLCNIKMEDEGMDSKHVSSTTKPLKVQERMEFTPAEHELIDHILVAHQKCTIPVEEAKKFLQENTNAEENFLRLSETAMVHVQVLVDFTKRLPGFESLANDDQIALLKGSTIEAMFLRSAQLYNEQGIEYQTPFHENHLRFSDHTICGQTKSVYPMEMSHREESPTSTSTTGITEDFITALFYFYRRMGELNVTATEYALLVATTVYFSDRPLLKNKQHVEKLQEPFLGILYKYSKIYHPEEPQHFARLIGRLTELRTLNHNHSEVLVTWRTRDPKLTSLLCEMWDLH; encoded by the exons ATGGCAAATACCTTTGTAACAGTCTCTGATGGATACTGTCTTAGTGAGCCAATACAGTATTATG ATATCTTACCAGAACATATCAGTTATCCAGTGCAAGACCTTGATTTCCAAGCTGCTCCTTACTGCCAATATTCAACTGTTCAGTTCCCTCCAGTATTACAGACATCATCTCCACAGACCCATTACAATTCATATGGCTTGGACTCTCAGTTCAGCGATGGTCAATACATCATCAATAATTGTGAACTCAGTAAACCCACCTGCATGGGTGCCCATCATGATGGGGTAGGATACCTTGGACAGAAACGACCCAGGCTTAATCATTCTGCCTTACGAATAAAAGGGCAAGAAGAACTCTGTGTAGTTTGTGGAGACAAGGCATCAGGATATCATTACAATGCGCTCACCTGTGAAGGCTGTAAAG GATTTTTTCGACGGAGCATCACCAAAAATGCAATATACAGATGCAAGAGTGGAGGTCATTGTGAAATGGATATGTATATGAGGAGGAAGTGTCAGGAATGTCGCCTAAAGAAATGTAAAGCTGTGGGAATGCTGGCTGAAT GTTTGCTAACTGAAGTCCAATGTAAATCAAAACGACTTAGGAAAAAAAGTAGTTTCCTTTGCAACATCAAAATGGAAGATGAGGGAATGGACAGCAAGCATGTATCTTCTACAACCAAACCTTTAAAA GTCCAGGAAAGAATGGAATTTACTCCTGCAGAACATGAACTTATTGATCATATTTTGGTTGCTCACCAAAAATGCACCATTCCAGTGGAGGAAGCAAAAAAGTTT TTACAGGAAAATACTAATGCTGAAGAGAATTTTCTACGTCTTTCGGAAACAGCAATGGTTCATGTGCAGGTCCTAGTAGATTTTACAAAAAGACTCCCAG GATTTGAAAGTTTAGCCAATGATGATCAGATTGCACTATTAAAAGGTTCTACAATTGAAGCCATGTTCTTACGCTCAGCACAATTATATAATGAACAAGGAATTGAATATCAGACACCATTTCATGAAA ATCACTTAAGATTTTCTGACCATACTATATGTGGACAAACTAAAAGTGTTTATCCCATGGAAATGTCTCATAGAGAAGAAAGTCCAACATCTACTAGTACAACAG GTATAACTGAGGATTTTATCACCGCATTATTTTATTTCTACAGACGCATGGGAGAACTTAATGTGACTGCAACAGAGTATGCATTACTTGTTGCAACTACTGTGTATTTTTCAG ATCGACCACTCCTAAAAAACAAGCAACATGTAGAAAAACTCCAGGAACCTTTTTTAGGAATTCTGTACAAATATTCAAAAATCTATCATCCTGAAGAACCACAACATTTTGCCCGTCTCATAGGGCGGCTCACTGAACTCAGAACACTTAATCATAACCACTCAGAAGTACTAGTAACTTGGAGAACAAGGGATCCTAAGCTGACTTCTTTACTTTGTGAAATGTGGGACTTACACTGA